Genomic segment of Calditrichota bacterium:
ACATCGACATCGGCGGGCCTACCATGATCCGTGCTGCGGCAAAGAACTTTGCCCACGTGGCCGTGGTCACCCGTCCCGACCAGTACGGCTGGGTGCTGGAAGAGCTTCGCGCCAAAGGCGGCGCTCTTTCGGATGACTCACGCCGTCGGCTGGCAGCAGAGGCATTCGCCCTCACCAGCCGCTACGACGCCGCAATCGAGAGTTACGTGCGTTCCCTTGACGAAGGCCAGGAGGCCATGCCCGCGCGGTTGTGGGCGTGCCTGGACAAGGTGGCCGAGCTGCGCTATGGCGAGAATCCCCACCAGCGAGCGGCCCTCTACGCCAGGCACGGGGCACACGCCGCCGGCCTGCTGGGAGCCCAACAGTTGCAGGGCAAGCAGCTCTCCTTCAACAACTACCTCGATGCCCACGCTGCCTTGGGCCTCCTGCTGGAGTTCGAGGAACCGTGTGCCGTTATCCTCAAGCACAACAACCCATGTGGCGCAGCAGTGGCCGAGGAGGTCCTGGCCGCCTATCGCAAGGCCCTGGCCACGGATCCGGTCTCTGCCTTCGGCGGGATTGTCGCCGTCAATCGGCCGGTGAGGAGGGACCTTGCCGAAGAGCTTTCTCAACTGTTCCTGGAGGTGGTTTTGGCGCCGTCATTCGAGCCTGCGGCGCTCGAAGTTCTCGGCAAGAAGAAAAACCTCCGTCTGCTCGCCTTAGGGGAGCTGGGCGATAGGAGCAGCAACGGCTTCGACATCAAGACAATCGCCGGCGGTTATTTGGTGCAGGACCAGGATCAGGAGCCGCCAGCCGCGTTCAAGGTGGTCACCAAACGCGCCCCCACCGAGGCAGAGTGGCAGGCGCTGCGCTTTGGCTGGAAGGTGGTCAAGTGGGTCAAATCCAACGCCGTGATTTTTGTCGGCACCGACCGCACGCTGGGGATCGGCGCCGGGCAGATGTCGCGGGTTGACTCCTCCCGCCTGGCGGTGATGAAGGCCAAAGCGGCGGGCTTGGATCTGCAAGGCTCTGCGGTGGCTTCCGATGCCTTCTTCCCTTTCCGCGACGGGGTAGACGCAGCGGCGGAGGCCGGCGCGACAGCCATCATCCAACCGGGCGGTTCGGTGCGGGACGAGGAGGTCATCGCCGCCGCTGATGAGCACGGCATGGCTATGGTCTTCACCGGCGTGCGTCACTTCCGCCACTGATGAGCGACGAGATGGTACAGACGGAGAGTTGCAGCAGAGAACCAAACAGGGATCGATATCGACATGGGACTCTTCTCAAGTGACATTGCCATTGACCTCGGCACGGCCAACACGCTGGTCGCGGTCAAGGGGCGAGGGATAGTGGTCAACGAGCCCTCGGTGGTGGCGGTACGCAGGGACGATCAGGAAATAGTCGCCTTCGGCGCCGCTGCCAAGGAGATGGTCGGGCGCACCCCACGGGAAATCGTCACGGTGCGGCCTTTGCGCGACGGTGTGATCGCCGACTTTGAACTGGCCGAGCAGATGATTCGCTACTTCATCCGCAAGGCGCAGTCCACCCTTCTCTCGCGGCCGCGCATGGCGATCTGCGTGCCGTCAGGAGTCACCGAGGTGGAAAGGAGAGCAGTGCGCGACTCGGCCGAACAAGCCGGCGCCCGGCAGGTCTTTCTCATCGAGGAACCAATGGCGGCGGCCATCGGCGTCGGTCTGCCGGTCGAGGATGCAGTCGGGAGTATGATCATCGACATCGGCGGAGGTACCACCGAGATGGCCGTAATCGCCATGAATGGCATCGTGAGCTCGGTTTCCATCCGCGTTGCCGGCGACGAAATGACCGAGGCCATCATCCAGTACTACAAGAAGAACTACAATCTGCTGCTCGGGGAGAACACCGCCGAGTACATCAAATGCACCATCGGCTCGGCGGCTCCGTACGATGAACGCGGCTCGTTGACCGTTAAGGGGCGCGACTTGGTGAGTGGCATTCCCAAGACGGTCGAGGCGAAAGGAGCGGAGGTGCAGGAAGCCCTGGCCGAGGCGGTGACGCTCATCGTTGAGTCGACCAAGAAGTGCCTGGACCAAACGCCACCCGAACTGGCAGCCGACCTGGTGGACCGCGGCATCATCATCTCCGGAGGTGGTGCTCTGCTGAAGGGGCTGGATGAACGTCTGCGCCAGGAGACAAATCTGCCGGTTATCGTGGCCGAGGACCC
This window contains:
- a CDS encoding rod shape-determining protein encodes the protein MGLFSSDIAIDLGTANTLVAVKGRGIVVNEPSVVAVRRDDQEIVAFGAAAKEMVGRTPREIVTVRPLRDGVIADFELAEQMIRYFIRKAQSTLLSRPRMAICVPSGVTEVERRAVRDSAEQAGARQVFLIEEPMAAAIGVGLPVEDAVGSMIIDIGGGTTEMAVIAMNGIVSSVSIRVAGDEMTEAIIQYYKKNYNLLLGENTAEYIKCTIGSAAPYDERGSLTVKGRDLVSGIPKTVEAKGAEVQEALAEAVTLIVESTKKCLDQTPPELAADLVDRGIIISGGGALLKGLDERLRQETNLPVIVAEDPMTCVVRGTSKILEDLPRYEKVLSRAKRY
- the purH gene encoding bifunctional phosphoribosylaminoimidazolecarboxamide formyltransferase/IMP cyclohydrolase, which produces PEMLSGRVKTLHPLILGGILAVRSDPQHMAELQEHGIVPIDLVVVNLYPFESTVARPGVTVAEATENIDIGGPTMIRAAAKNFAHVAVVTRPDQYGWVLEELRAKGGALSDDSRRRLAAEAFALTSRYDAAIESYVRSLDEGQEAMPARLWACLDKVAELRYGENPHQRAALYARHGAHAAGLLGAQQLQGKQLSFNNYLDAHAALGLLLEFEEPCAVILKHNNPCGAAVAEEVLAAYRKALATDPVSAFGGIVAVNRPVRRDLAEELSQLFLEVVLAPSFEPAALEVLGKKKNLRLLALGELGDRSSNGFDIKTIAGGYLVQDQDQEPPAAFKVVTKRAPTEAEWQALRFGWKVVKWVKSNAVIFVGTDRTLGIGAGQMSRVDSSRLAVMKAKAAGLDLQGSAVASDAFFPFRDGVDAAAEAGATAIIQPGGSVRDEEVIAAADEHGMAMVFTGVRHFRH